The Bacillota bacterium DNA segment GGGTCCTTAAGCCCGTTGCCAGTGGCCACGAGGACGACTCCATGTGGACGAAGAGACCCTCCTCCTCGGCCAGGAGGGATAGGGCCCGACGCATGGTCCCGTCGTCGACCGCCGCCGTCCGACCCCGCCCGGAGCGTTCGAACCAGCGAAGGACGCGGCTCCCGCGGGGCGGGAAGGGACACCGGGCGAAGAGGAGTTTGCCCCAGGGGCTTCGAACCTCTTCGGATGACAAAGGGGGAGTCCAAGGTGGCTTCGGGACGAGGGACGAGCGGGGGCAAGGGTCAGGCCAAGGGCGGGTGGCTGGGTCAGGTCGCTCCCGAGCCGAACCCCCATCAGGTGAGCTTTGAGTTCGCCCCCGGGAGGACCCCGGCGGGGCCGGCCTCGGACGAAGTGGCGGTGGCCATCGAGCCGGAGCTCCCCGGACAGACCGCCCTGCCCTGGGGGGCGCCGGCGGGGCCGCCCGCTTTCCCTCGGGGCCCGGCCAGGGCCTCATTCCCCGGGTCCGTGGTCGGCACGGCTTTCCCGGCCCCCGCGCCCCACCCGCCCAATCCCTACGACTCGGTCGGCGACCTGTCCGCGCTGGCGGGGCTGGCGGCGGACTGCCGGAAATGCGGACTGCGCCCCGATTGCCGGGGGGTCGTCTTCGGCGAGGGCCACCCCAGGGCCCGGGTGCTGGTGGTCGGCGAAGGCCCCGGGGCGGTCGAGGACGAACTCGGCCGGCCATTCGTCGGGCCGGCCGGCAAACTGCTGGACAAGATCCTGACCTCGGTCGGCTTCACCCGCGAGGAAGTCTACATAACCAATGTCGTCAAGTGCCGTCCACCGGGGAACCGGGTCCCTTTGCCGGATGAGCGGGCCGCCTGCCGACCCTGGCTCGAGGCCCAGATTCGGCTGATCGCCCCGAAGTTCCTCGTCTGCCTGGGGGCTTCGGCGGCCCAGTCGCTGATCGACCCGGACGCTCGGATCACCAAGATCCGCGGGGTCTGGTTCGAACGGCTGGGCCTGAGAGTCATGCCCACCTATCATCCCGCCGCCCTGCTCCGCGACGAGACCAAGAAGCGGCCGGTGTGGGAGGACTTCAAGGCCCTGCGCGCCGAGCACGATCGGGTGCTGGGGGCGGAGGGACCGTCCGGCGGCGCGACGGAGGAGGTCTAGTACCCCGCCGTCTTGTCGACCATGTTCAAGAGCGGCAGGCCTGTCTTGTACCGTTCGAGGTTCTCCACGAAGGCCGCCACCACCCGAGCCAGCTGACGCGGAGAGCTGTTCGAGGCGTGGGGCGAGACGATGACATTGGGGAGGTCCCAGAGCGGGCTGTCGGGTGGCAGGGGCTCGGTCTCGAAGACATCCAGGCCCGCCCCGGCCAGCCGCTTCTCTTTCAGGGCGGCGATGAGGGCGGCCTCATCGACGACCGGTCCCCGGCCGACGTTGTAGAAGTAGGCGCTCGGCTTCATCGCCCGGAACTGAGCCGCGCCGATCAGGTGGCGGGTTTCGGCGGTCAGGGGGATGGCCGCGACGACATGGTCGGAGACGGCGAACAACTCGTCCAGCCGCTCCACCGGCCAGACGTCGTCGAAGAGGTCAGGATCGGGCGCGGGTCGGGCGGACGCCGTAAGGCCCGCGACCGCCGCGCTGCCGGCAGCCCCGCCATGCTTTCTTACGGCCAGCAGTCTCAGGCCGAAGCAGTGGGCCCGCTTGGCGATCTCCCGGGCGACCCCGCCCGAGCCGACCAGGCCCAGCGTGCCGCCTCCCAACTCCCCGAGCCTCAACGGCTTCCATTCGTGGGCGGCCTGCTGCCTATAGATGGTCCTCAAGTCGCGCTCGAAGGCCAGGATCATGGCCATGACGTGCTCGGCCATGGGGACCGCGTGGGCCCCTCGGGAACAGGTCAGAATGGCCGGGCTGGCGCGCATCTCCGGGAACAGGACGGTGTCCGCGCCGGCCGAGAAGAGATGGATCCAGGATAGCCCGGTCCCCTTGGCGACGAGCTCGGGAGTGAGCGGACGGCCCCAGGTGACGAGGATCTCCGCCCGGCCGAGCTTGGCGGCGGCCTCATCGGCCGTCTCGGCGAAGTGGATCTCGGCCTCCGGGACCGCCTCGCGCACCCGATCCAGGTGACTTGGCTTGACCCCCAGGGCAAGGATCTGCATGACCGTGATTCCTCCGTTTCGGTGACGGTGATAACTCATATTCGGCCCCAGAAGGCACCCTCCCTGCCCGGCGCAGGGGGGTCCGGGCGCTTGGCGGGAGGAAGGCGCCCGGGAGCCAACGAATCTTAGGGCATAATACGCCGGGCATAATACGCCGAGGAAGACACCGGAAAGCGAGGGAGTATTGATGCTGACAACCTCGACCAGGGACAGAGATAATCTGTCCAACCTCGGCGAGCTGGAACTGATTGAGCGCATCAGAAGGCAGGTCACTTCGCGGTCGCCCCTGACGATGGGGGCGGGTGCAGCCGACAAACCGCAGGTCATCTTCGGCATTGGCGACGATGCCGCGGTCCTCAGAACGAGCCCGGGACGTTTTCTCCTGGCCACCTGCGACATGCTGTTCGAAGGGGTCCATTTCCTGCCCGGGGTCATCTCCCCTTACGACCTGGGGCGGAAGGCGATGGCCGTGAACCTCAGCGACATCGCCGCCATGGGCGGTTCGCCGCGCTTCGCCCTGGTGTCCATGGCCCTGGCCGCGGCTACCGACGTCGAGGCCGTGACCGGGCTGTACGACGGGCTCATCGATGAGGCCGCCGAGCACGGAGCGACCATCGTCGGCGGCGATATGATCCGCTCGCCTCAGGGGGCGGTCATCGACGTGACGGTCATCGGGGACGTCGACGAGGACAAGCTCATCACCAGGTCAGGCGCCCGACCGGGGGACGTCCTGCTGGTCACCGGGCCTCTCGGGGCGGCCGCCGCCGGCCTGGATGTCCTTCGCGACGGTGGGCTCCGGCAGGCCGTCGGTGACCAGGTGGCCGAGGAGGTCATCCGGGCCCAGCACCGACCGGTGCCGCGCTTTCGCGAGTCACGGCTCCTGGCCGACCTGCATGCCGTCCGGGCGATGATGGACATCAGCGACGGGCTGGCCCGCGACGTCGGGACGATGGCCCGCTCCAGCCATGCCGGGGCCCGGCTGTTCTGGGAAGGCCTGCCGGTGGCTCCCGCGGCCGCCACCGTCGCCCGCGCCCTCGGGCGCGACCCGATTCACTATGCCCTGGCCGGGGGCGAGGACTATGAGCTGCTCCTGGCGGTGGGCATCGACGACGTCGAACGGGTCGTCAAGACCCTGGCCGAGACCACCAACCGGGCGCCGATCCAGGTCGGGGAGGTCGTCGAACCGGAGAAGGGTCTGGTCGTGGCCATGCCGGATGGCACCGAACGAGCGCTTGACCCGGCCGGCTCCGATCACTTCATCCACTAATCCCCCTGAGGACAGGTTCAATGGAGATTCGAACGTCTTCCCCCGAGGCCACCGAGGGTTTTGGCCGGCGGCTTGGGGCGCTGCTCGAACCGGGTGACGTGGTCTGCCTGAGCGGTCCGCTCGGGGCGGGCAAGACCTGCCTGGCCCGGGGGATCCTGGCCGGGCTAGGGGTCAAGGGCCCCGTCCAGAGCCCGACCTTTGTCATCATTCACGAGCACGTGGGCCGCTGGCCGGCCTATCATATCGATGCCTACCGGCTGGAGTGCGGTGAGGACGTGGCCACCCTCGGCTTAGAGGAATACCTTTCCGGGGATGGCGTGGCCGTCGTCGAGTGGCCGGAGAACATCGCCGACCTGGTCCCGGAGGACGCTGTCTGGATCAGCCTCGCCCGGCTGCCCGGCGAAGGCCCGGACGAGCGGAAGCTGACCGTGACCGCCACCGGACGGCCGGGGCAAAGGCTCAAGGAGTTGACCGCCGGGTGATTGTTCTTGGTCTCGAGACGGCGACGGCCGTCTGCGGGGTGGCCCTCATCAGCCAGGACCGGATGCTGGCCGAGTTGTCCACGGCCGGCCGGCTGACCCACTCGCAGCGGCTCATGCCGCTGGTCGATCAAGCCCTCAACGAGGCCGGGGTTGCCCGCGCCGAGGTCGACGGGATTGCCGTCAGCGCCGGGCCGGGCTCCTTCACCGGGCTGAGGATCGGCCTGGCCACGGCCAAAGGCCTCGGCTACGCTTTGGAGCGGCCGGTCCTCACCGTGCCGACCCTGGATGCCTTGGCCTTCAATGTCTGGTCTTGGCCCGGGCTGATCTGCCCCCTCCTCGACGCCCGCAAGGGGCAGGTCTACGCGGCCCTCTACCGGGCCGGCGGGCCGGCCTCCGGGCAGCCCCTGCGACGACTCGGCGGATACTGGGCCGTCGACCTCGCACTACTCCTCGATCGGGTCAGCGCCTTCAACGAGCCGATCCTCTTTCTGGGCGACGCCCTGAGTCGTTATGGCGGGGTGGTCCAGGAGCGCCTCGGGGAGAAGGCTCGCTTCGCCCCCGTCGCCCGGCGTTTCCCGTCGGCCGGCAGCGTCGCCGAGATCGGGCTCCGTCTGCTCGCCTCAGGCCGGCGCCCCGATGCGGCAAAAGCCGTACCGATCTACATCCGCCCTTCGGAGGCCGAGGCCAAGGCCAAGGCCAAGGCCAAGGCAAACGCGGGGACCAAGGCGAACCCCGGGACCAAGGCGAACCCCGGGACTCGGTCCGCCGCAGCTAATGGGAGCAGGTGAACTCTTGGCCGACGAAATGGCGATCCTGCCGATGCGCCTGAACGACCTGGAGGACGTGATGGAGGTCGAGCGGGCCTCTTTTTCCAGCCCCTGGTCGAGACAGGCCTTCGTCCGCGAGCTGACCGACAACGTGTACGCCCATTACATCGTGGCCCGGGTCAGCGCCCGGGTGATGGGTTATGCCGGGATGTGGCTGGTCATGGGCGAGGCCCACGTGACCAACATCGCCATCCACCCCGACTTCCGCGGGCGGGGCTTCGGTGAACGGCTCCTCCGCCGCCTCATGGAGGAGGCCGTGACCGGCCACGCCAACCGGATGACCCTCGAGGTGCGCAAGACTAACCAGGTGGCCCGACGGCTCTATGACAAGCTGGGCTTTTCGGCCCAGGGCCTCCGCAAGCGTTACTACACGGATACCAATGAAGACGCCATCATCATGTGGAACGACGACATCCGGAAGACCCTGGGACTCGGCGGCGAGGACGAGGAGACAGGCTCGGCCGATGAACAGGGGACCGGAGGGACCGACCGGGCGGCCCGGGAGGGCGGCCGTGGGAATCGCTGAAGGCGGCCTGATCCTGGCCATCGAAAGCTCCTGCGACGAGACGGCGGCGGCGGTCATCCAGGATGGGACGATCATCCGCGCCAACGTCGTCGCCTCGCAGGTCGACCTGCACCGGCGGTTCGGCGGCGTGGTCCCGGAGATCGCCTCTCGGCGCCACCTCGAGTTGTCCATACCGGTCGTTCAGGCGGCCCTCGAACAGGCCGGGGTGGTCCCCGCCGACCTCGCCGCCGTCGCCGTGACCAGCGGGCCCGGACTGGTCGGGGCCCTTCTGGTCGGCCTCTCTTTAGCCAAGGGGCTGGCCTTCGGCTGGCAAAAGCCGGTGGTCGGGGTGAACCACCTCGAAGGCCACATCTACGCCAACTTTCTGGCCATCGATGAGGGCGGCCGGCCCATCGGCGATGGCCGGCCGCCCGGGTTTCCCTTCCTTTGCCTGGTCGTCTCCGGCGGCCACAGCGACCTCATCTACGTCTCCGGGCACGGCGAGCGGAGGGTCCTCGGCCGGACCAGAGACGACGCGGCCGGAGAGGCCTTCGACAAGGTGGCCCGGGCCATCGGACTAGGCTACCCCGGGGGCCCCCTTCTGGATGCGCTGGCCCGTGAGGGCCACGGCGACCCGCGGGCGATCGACCTCCCCCGGGCTTATCTGGAGCCGGGGAGTCTGGACTTCAGCTTCTCCGGCCTGAAGACGGCCGTCGTCAATTACCTCGAGCGGGCCGGCCTGAGCCAGACCGCGGTCAATCGAGCCGACCTGGCGGCCAGCTTCGAGCAGGCCGTGGCCGACGTCCTGGTGGACAAGACTGTCGCCGCCGCGAGGCTGGTCGGGACGACCCGGATCGTCCTCGCCGGAGGGGTGGCCGCCAACTCCGCCCTGCGGCGGACGATGGAGGAACGGTCGGCCGCCGAGGGCTTGTCAGTCCGCTTCCCGCCGCTCTCCTTGTGCACGGATAATGCGGCGATGATCGGCGCCGCCGGATACTTCCGCATGGTCGGCGGGTTCCGCTCGGGCCTCGACCTGAACGCCGACCCCAACTTGGCCCTGGAGTGAGCGGCCGAGACCCGGCGAGCCGCGCCGAGCCTCAGGATGCAGCTTTTCCTTCCAAATGTCGAACCAAGTCGAAGGGTTGACTCACAAACGCCATGCCGGTCTTGTGGGCGGCGTGGATAAAAACAGCAAGGCCAGCTAAACGCGATTCATGCCTGTGGATAAGACTGTGGATTGTGTGGATTATGTCCACGACGGGCCTGAGAGAACGGCTTATGTCACGGTTTTTCTAATTAGGACCGCCGCTTTTCGACCATTGACGTACCGGGGCGACCTCAGCCCCGGCCATTGAGAAAACCAGGCTCCACCGGGAGGGCCCGCCGATGGGTGTGCAGATCATCCTGTGGTTGCAGCACTTCTCAAGCCCAGTAATAGACTCGGCCTTTCGGGCCATCAGCGACCTCGGGAGTGAGGCCTTCTATCTGGCCGCGGTGCCCATCGTCTTCTGGTCGCTGAACAAACGCCTCGGCATCGGTCTGACCTACGTCTTCCTATTCTCCTCGTGGGCCAACGCCGGACTGAAAGGCTTCTTCACCACCGCCCGGCCGGCCGTACCGGTCCGCAACCTGTACCCCGAGTCGGCCGCCGGCTACGCCTTTCCCAGCGGCCACGCCCAGGGCAGCGCGGCCTTCTGGGGCTTCCTGGCCACCCAATCGAGGAGCCGCCTCTTCTCGCTGCTGGCCGGGCTGATCATCGTCCTCGTCGGACTATCCCGGGTCTACCTCGGGGTCCATTGGCCGGCCGACGTCATCGGCGGCACCGCCCTCGGCCTCGGCCTGAGCTTCGTCTACGCCTGGCTATCTGGTGTGACCCGCGGCCGGCGGGCGCCCTTCGCCGTCCGGCTGGTGATGGGGATCTTGGTCCCCTTGGTCATGCTTTTCGTCTACCGCGGTCCAGACGGGCCCAAGATCGCCGGCTTCCTCCTCGGGATGGCCGTCGGCTGGGCTTTTGAGGAGCGCTTCGTCGGCTTCCGCCCGGAGGGCCCGTTCTGGGCTCAGGTCTTCAAGGTGGCTGTCGGTCTTGGTCTATTGCTCGGCCTGAGGGTCGGACTGAAGCTGGTCGTGGGCGAGGGCCTCTGGCCCGACCTCGGGCGGTATTCCTTCCTCGGGCTGTGGGGCGCCTTCATCTGGCCGCTCATCTTCGTCCGCCTCGGCTTGGCCCAAGCTGGCCCGGCCCACGGTGGCCCGGCCCGCGCGGGCGTGACCCACCCCGGCTCGCCGTCGTCGCCGCAAGGTCCGCGGCCCAGATGATCGGGGTCTCCGCCGGCCCCATGGCCGTCAAGGCGGCGGCCGAGTGGGGTGCCCGCCGCTACGGGGTCCTCCCGATAACCTCGGTCTGCGACATGAGCTGCCTGTTCTGCAGCAACCGCCAGAACCCGTCCGGGGTGACCACCTTTCAGCTCGGCCCGAGGACCGCCGAGGAGGTCAGGGAGACCCTGGGATGGATGGAGGACCCCGAGCGGATCGTCGTCGGCGAGTCCGTCACCCGGATCGACGAAGGTGAGCCATTCACCCATCCTCAGTTGCTCGACCTGCTCAGCTTGGCCCGGGAAGGCTACCCGCGGGCCGTGCTCCAGGTGACCACCAACGGTTCTCGGTTGACCCGCGAGGCGGTCCGGGGTCTGGCCGCCCTGTCCCCGGTCGAGGTCATCGTCTCCCTCAACAGCGCGGTCGAGGCCAACCGGCGCCGCCTGATGGGTGACGGCAAGCCACAGCGGGCACTGTCCGCCATCGACTTCCTGGCCGAGGCGGGCCTGCCGTTCCAGGGCAGCCTGGTCGCCCTGCCCCACCTGGTGGGCTGGGACGACCCGGCCCGGACCGTGTCCTTCCTCGACGAGCGTGGGGCCTCCCTGATCCGGATCTTCCTGCCGGGCTACACCAAGCTTGCCCCGACCGAACTTCGCTTTCCCCTGAGCCTTTGGGACGATCTCGCCCGCCTCGTCGACGACTTGGCCGGGGTGTCCACGGCG contains these protein-coding regions:
- a CDS encoding D-2-hydroxyacid dehydrogenase, whose product is MQILALGVKPSHLDRVREAVPEAEIHFAETADEAAAKLGRAEILVTWGRPLTPELVAKGTGLSWIHLFSAGADTVLFPEMRASPAILTCSRGAHAVPMAEHVMAMILAFERDLRTIYRQQAAHEWKPLRLGELGGGTLGLVGSGGVAREIAKRAHCFGLRLLAVRKHGGAAGSAAVAGLTASARPAPDPDLFDDVWPVERLDELFAVSDHVVAAIPLTAETRHLIGAAQFRAMKPSAYFYNVGRGPVVDEAALIAALKEKRLAGAGLDVFETEPLPPDSPLWDLPNVIVSPHASNSSPRQLARVVAAFVENLERYKTGLPLLNMVDKTAGY
- a CDS encoding uracil-DNA glycosylase, producing the protein MASGRGTSGGKGQAKGGWLGQVAPEPNPHQVSFEFAPGRTPAGPASDEVAVAIEPELPGQTALPWGAPAGPPAFPRGPARASFPGSVVGTAFPAPAPHPPNPYDSVGDLSALAGLAADCRKCGLRPDCRGVVFGEGHPRARVLVVGEGPGAVEDELGRPFVGPAGKLLDKILTSVGFTREEVYITNVVKCRPPGNRVPLPDERAACRPWLEAQIRLIAPKFLVCLGASAAQSLIDPDARITKIRGVWFERLGLRVMPTYHPAALLRDETKKRPVWEDFKALRAEHDRVLGAEGPSGGATEEV
- a CDS encoding radical SAM protein, with the translated sequence MIGVSAGPMAVKAAAEWGARRYGVLPITSVCDMSCLFCSNRQNPSGVTTFQLGPRTAEEVRETLGWMEDPERIVVGESVTRIDEGEPFTHPQLLDLLSLAREGYPRAVLQVTTNGSRLTREAVRGLAALSPVEVIVSLNSAVEANRRRLMGDGKPQRALSAIDFLAEAGLPFQGSLVALPHLVGWDDPARTVSFLDERGASLIRIFLPGYTKLAPTELRFPLSLWDDLARLVDDLAGVSTAPLVLEPPRLTDLAARVEGVAKDGPAAKAGIRRGDVIRSVDGDEVISRFDAHVAATEAGPARLVVDRPGAGELSIQLVKEPDERPGFVVHYDLDPARLHHAAELLHNGPRPATVLTSTLAGDVVRLGLVRVLEPEALQGVAVEVVENAFFGGSIMTAGLTVVSDYLRVLGRIKVTAPAPRLILVPWEPWDQDHTDLTGRSLRELKVFSGAEVELV
- the tsaD gene encoding tRNA (adenosine(37)-N6)-threonylcarbamoyltransferase complex transferase subunit TsaD, yielding MAEGGLILAIESSCDETAAAVIQDGTIIRANVVASQVDLHRRFGGVVPEIASRRHLELSIPVVQAALEQAGVVPADLAAVAVTSGPGLVGALLVGLSLAKGLAFGWQKPVVGVNHLEGHIYANFLAIDEGGRPIGDGRPPGFPFLCLVVSGGHSDLIYVSGHGERRVLGRTRDDAAGEAFDKVARAIGLGYPGGPLLDALAREGHGDPRAIDLPRAYLEPGSLDFSFSGLKTAVVNYLERAGLSQTAVNRADLAASFEQAVADVLVDKTVAAARLVGTTRIVLAGGVAANSALRRTMEERSAAEGLSVRFPPLSLCTDNAAMIGAAGYFRMVGGFRSGLDLNADPNLALE
- the thiL gene encoding thiamine-phosphate kinase, with product MLTTSTRDRDNLSNLGELELIERIRRQVTSRSPLTMGAGAADKPQVIFGIGDDAAVLRTSPGRFLLATCDMLFEGVHFLPGVISPYDLGRKAMAVNLSDIAAMGGSPRFALVSMALAAATDVEAVTGLYDGLIDEAAEHGATIVGGDMIRSPQGAVIDVTVIGDVDEDKLITRSGARPGDVLLVTGPLGAAAAGLDVLRDGGLRQAVGDQVAEEVIRAQHRPVPRFRESRLLADLHAVRAMMDISDGLARDVGTMARSSHAGARLFWEGLPVAPAAATVARALGRDPIHYALAGGEDYELLLAVGIDDVERVVKTLAETTNRAPIQVGEVVEPEKGLVVAMPDGTERALDPAGSDHFIH
- a CDS encoding phosphatase PAP2 family protein, translated to MGVQIILWLQHFSSPVIDSAFRAISDLGSEAFYLAAVPIVFWSLNKRLGIGLTYVFLFSSWANAGLKGFFTTARPAVPVRNLYPESAAGYAFPSGHAQGSAAFWGFLATQSRSRLFSLLAGLIIVLVGLSRVYLGVHWPADVIGGTALGLGLSFVYAWLSGVTRGRRAPFAVRLVMGILVPLVMLFVYRGPDGPKIAGFLLGMAVGWAFEERFVGFRPEGPFWAQVFKVAVGLGLLLGLRVGLKLVVGEGLWPDLGRYSFLGLWGAFIWPLIFVRLGLAQAGPAHGGPARAGVTHPGSPSSPQGPRPR
- the tsaB gene encoding tRNA (adenosine(37)-N6)-threonylcarbamoyltransferase complex dimerization subunit type 1 TsaB, with protein sequence MIVLGLETATAVCGVALISQDRMLAELSTAGRLTHSQRLMPLVDQALNEAGVARAEVDGIAVSAGPGSFTGLRIGLATAKGLGYALERPVLTVPTLDALAFNVWSWPGLICPLLDARKGQVYAALYRAGGPASGQPLRRLGGYWAVDLALLLDRVSAFNEPILFLGDALSRYGGVVQERLGEKARFAPVARRFPSAGSVAEIGLRLLASGRRPDAAKAVPIYIRPSEAEAKAKAKAKANAGTKANPGTKANPGTRSAAANGSR
- the rimI gene encoding ribosomal protein S18-alanine N-acetyltransferase encodes the protein MADEMAILPMRLNDLEDVMEVERASFSSPWSRQAFVRELTDNVYAHYIVARVSARVMGYAGMWLVMGEAHVTNIAIHPDFRGRGFGERLLRRLMEEAVTGHANRMTLEVRKTNQVARRLYDKLGFSAQGLRKRYYTDTNEDAIIMWNDDIRKTLGLGGEDEETGSADEQGTGGTDRAAREGGRGNR
- the tsaE gene encoding tRNA (adenosine(37)-N6)-threonylcarbamoyltransferase complex ATPase subunit type 1 TsaE, whose protein sequence is MEIRTSSPEATEGFGRRLGALLEPGDVVCLSGPLGAGKTCLARGILAGLGVKGPVQSPTFVIIHEHVGRWPAYHIDAYRLECGEDVATLGLEEYLSGDGVAVVEWPENIADLVPEDAVWISLARLPGEGPDERKLTVTATGRPGQRLKELTAG